The DNA sequence ACCGCACTTCATGCTGCACCTCCGCGGTTCGCGCATGAGGCGCTGCTGGTGGGGCGCGAAGGCAAGCTGTCGAAGCGGCTCGGCGCGCTCGGCTGCGATGCTTTGCGCGAGGCGGGGATCGAGCCGGAAGCGCTGCTCGCCCTGCTCGCGCGGCTCGGCACGTCGCAGCCGGTGGAGCCGGTGGCGGAGCGAAGCGCGCTGGTGGCGGGTTTCGATCTCGCCAGCTTCGGCCGCGCCCCGGCGAAGTTCGACGATGCGGAACTGGCCCGGCTCAACACCGCGATCATCCACCAACTGCCCTATGCGCGCGTGGCGGAGCAACTGCCCGAAGGCATGGGCGCCGAGGCTTGGGAGGCGATCCGGCCCAATCTGGAGACCCTGGCCGATGCGGCGGACTGGTGGCGCATCGTCACCGGCCCGGTGGAGGCGCCGGACATGGACGCCGAAACGCGCCACTTCCTCACCCTTGCTGCCGATGCGCTGGAGGATGTGAACTGGGGCGATGATCCCTGGCGCGCGCTCACCGGCGCGCTCAAGGAGAGCACCGGCCGCAAGGGCAAGGCACTGTTCCTGCCGCTGCGCCAGGCGCTGACCGGGCGCGACCATGGCCCGGACATGCACCTGCTGCTGCCGCTGATCGGCCGGCAGCGCGCGCAGGACCGGCTGCGCGCCGCCGCCTGACCCCACCCTCCGCCGCGGGGGAAGGAAGGCCATCTGTGCCAAAAAGGCCACAGCGGATATCCCGCTGCGGAACAGGGCTTGATTTGTGCGCCGCGATAGAATGTAATGATATTACATATGCTGCAGTTTCAGGACGAATCACCAATGAACGCCTTCCGGGTTTCGCTTCTCCTCACCGCCTCGCTTCTCACCGCCTCCCCCGCACTGGCCCAATCCACCCCTGCGCCTTCCTCCCCCGATACGGAGCGGCCGGCGACCACCGCGGATGATTTCCACGGGCCGATCGTGGTGACGGCCGCCGGCCTGCGCCGGCTGGATGTGCTGGCGGGCACCTCCGTGCTCGACGGGACGGAGCTGCTGCGCGATCTCGATTCGCAGCTCGGCGAAACGCTGGCCAAGCTGCCGGGCGTCAGTGCCACCAGCTTCGCGCCTGGCGCATCCCGCCCGATCCTGCGCGGCTTCGGCGGGGAACGGGTGCGCGTGCTGACCGACGGTGTGGGTGCCATCGACGCATCGGGCACCTCGGCCGATCATGCGGTGACGGTGGACCCGCTGATTGCCGAACGGATCGAGATCCTGCGCGGCCCGGCGGCGCTGCTCTATGGCGGGCAGGCGATCGGTGGTGCGGTGAATGTGATCACCAAGCGCATTCCGCCCTCTGTGCCGCAGGAGCCGATCCATGTGGACGCTCTCGCCAGCGTGGACAGCGCCTACAACCGGCGCGAAGGAGGCCTGTCGGTCGATGTGCCCGTGGGCAGCAGCGTGGCCTTCCACGTCGATGGTTCCTACCGCAATACCGATGATGTCGACATTCCGGGCTATGTCGCCTCTCCCTCCCTTCGCGCCGGCCTGCTGGCCGATGCGGCGGAAGAGCAGGAGGAAGGCCATCTGGACGAGGCGGCGGAGCTGCGCGAGACGGCGAACGTCCGCGGCAAGCTGCCGAACAGCTGGACCGAAACCTATACGCTGGGCACGGGCGTCGCCTTCTTCTCCGGCGATAGCAATATCGGCGTCTCCTTCGACTATTACGACACCAACTATGGCGTGCCCGGCCTGCCCGGGATCGGCCATGTGCATGATCACGAGGACGGCGCAGCCGAAGAGGCCGCCGAAGAGGAGGATCATGGCGAGGAGAATGTCTCCATCGGCATGAAGCGCTATCGCGTGGACCTGCGCGGCACGCTGGATCTGGGTGAAGGCTTCTTCGAGAAGGTGCAGACCCGCTGGGGCTACAGCGATTACACCCACACCGAGTTCGAGGGCGCCGAAACCGGCACCATCTTCGACGTCGAAGGCGTGGAAGGCCGGGTCGAGCTCGTTCAGTCGCGGCGTGGCGGCTGGCAAGGCTCGATCGGCGGGCAATATTCGCATGTCGATTTCTCCGCCACGGGCGAGGAAGCCTTCGTGCCGCCGAACAAGACGGACAGCTTCGCCCTGTTCACCGTGCAGGAGGTCGATCTCGATCCGATCGAAGTGGAAGCGGGCGGGCGCTACGAGCGCACCACAGTGGATGTCGCCGCGCTGGGTGAGAATCGCGATTTCGATGCCTTCTCCTTCGCCGCGGGCGCGTCCTATCGCGTGGCGGCCGAAGTGCGGGCGGGCGTGAATCTCTCCCGCGCCGAACGCGCCCCTTCCGCGCAGGAGCTGTTCGCCGACGGGCCGCATGTCGCCACCCAGCAGTATGAAGTGGGCAATGCCGCGCTGGACAAGGAAGGCTCGTGGGGCGTGGAGGGCTATGTGCGCGGCGATCTGGGGCCGGCACGCTTTTCCGCCAGCATCTATCGCAACTGGTTCGACGGCTTCATCTTCCTGTCCGAAACCGGCGACGAGGATGACGGGCTGCCGGTCTACCAGTTCCTGCAGCAGGATGCCGACCAGTGGGGCATCGAGGGCGAGGTGAGCCTGCCGCTGTATGCCAGCGGGGATTTCTCGCTGCAGACCGACCTGCGCGGGGCTTATACGCGGGCGACGCTGGCCGATGGTACGCCGGTGCCGCGCATCCCGCCGTTCAACCTGCTCGGCGCGCTGGAGGCGCAGGCGGGCCATTTCGACCTGCGCGGCGAAGTCGAATGGTATGACCGGCAGGATCGCATTGCCCCGCTGGAAACGCCGACCGACGGCTTCACCTTCGTGAACCTCTCCGTCGCGTGGCATCCGCTGGAAGGCAGCAACAATGTGACGCTGATCGCCCAGGTGGACAATGTGTTCGATACCGAAGGCCGCCGCGCGGCCAGCTTCACCAAGGATTTCGTGCCCCTGGCGGGCCGGAACTTCAAGCTGAGCGCCCGCGCCAGCTTCTGATCGGAACGGAGCCGGGAAGGGGGGCAGTGCGCCCTTCCTTCCCGGCTGCCGCTTACAGGTCCTTGTAGTGGAAGGGGGCGATCACCGGTTCGGGATAGGCCTCGTAGTTGAAGCTCGGCGGCAGGTCGGGCTCCAGCCCGTCCACGCTGCGCAGCAGCTTCACCCCGCCCGCGGCCCAGCCGCCTTCGTATTCGGCGTAGAAATTGATCACCCCGTGGAGCTTGGCGATGCGCCATTTGCCGTCCACGCGGCGATATTCGTTTTCATAGGTCGCCTCGCCCCAGCGGGCCTGCTTGCCCAGCCAGCCGATGGTGATGAAGGTGCGCCAGCGCGCCTTGGCGGTGCCGGCTTCGCTGTCCACATGGATCACCGGCTGCAGCTGCATGTGGTTGAAGATTACGCCATATTCGTAAGGCGGCAGGCGCTTCAGATAGGCGCGCACCCGCTTCTGCCCCACGTAGACGCCACGCCCGGCGATCTCCAGCGTGCCATCCTCCGCGAAGAGATCGGCCGCTTCGTCCCACATCCCCTTGTCCACATAATAGCCATAGGCGCCCTGCAGGTTCACGAGGTCGCGATAATCCTCGGCTTCCAGCGCGCGCTTTTCCAGCGCTTCGGTTCGGGCAGCCAGCGCCGCCAGCTGTTCACGCAGTCGGGTAGTTTCGTCGTCCATGAGCCTCTCCTTTTGGGAGAGATGTGCCTCAAAGCCGGGGCAGCGTCACCCCGCGCTGGCCCATATATTTGCCGGAGCGGTCGGCGTAGCTCGTCTGGCAGGGCTCGTTGCCCTTCAGGAACAGGAACTGGCAGGCGCCTTCATTGGCGTAGATCTTCGCGGGCAGCGGCGTGGTGTTGGAAAATTCCAGCGTCACATGGCCTTCCCACTCGGGTTCCAGCGGGGTGACGTTCACGATGATGCCGCAGCGGGCATAGGTGCTCTTGCCCAGGCAGATCACCAGCACATCGCGCGGGATGCGGAAATATTCCACGGTGCGGGCAAGGGCGAAGCTGTTGGGCGGGATCACGCACACATCGGTCTTGCGATCGACGAAGCTGTTGGCCGCGAAGTCCTTCGGATCGACGATCGCATTGTCGACATTGGTGAAGATCTTGAACTCGTCGGACACCCGCGCGTCATAGCCGTAGGACGACAGGCCATAGGAGATGCAGCCTTCGCTCTGCTGCCGCTCCACGAAGGGTTCGATCATGCCCGAATGGCGGGCTTCGTCGCGGATCCACCGGTCGCTGAGAATCGTCATGCGCGATCGATTCCGCACTGCGCCGCCACGGGCAAGCCCGCCCGCACGCCGCGGCCGGTTTTATCCCCCGGCAAGCAGCGTGGCGTTGCCCCCAGCGGCGGTGGTGTCGATGCAGGTCACCCGTTCGGTGGCGAAGCGGGCCACGTAATGCGGGCCGCCGGCCTTGGGGCCGGTGCCGGAAAGCCCCTCCCCGCCGAAGGGCTGGCTGCCGACCACGGCGCCGATCTGGTTGCGGTTGACGTAGAGATTGCCCACCCGTGCACGCGATTCCACCAGCCGGCGGACCGAATCGATGCGGCTGTGGAGCCCCAGCGTCAGGCCGAAGCCCACGGCGTTGATCTCCTCGATCACCCGCTCGATCCCGCCGGAGGGGAAGCGGGCGACATGCAGCACGGGGCCGAAATTCTCCGCCTGCAGATCCGCGATGGCCCGGATTTCGATGATCGTGGGGGCGACGAAGTGCCCCTTCGCGCATTCGGAGGGCAGGTCGCGCTGCCACAGCCGCCGGCCCGCCGTTTTCATCGCGGCGATGTGGCGGTCGAGCGAGGCCTTGGCCTCCGCATCGATCACCGGCCCGACATCGGTGGCGAGATCGGCGGGATCGCCGATCACCAGCGCTTCGAAGGCGCCGCGGATCATCGCCAGCATGGCGTCGGCCACGTCCTCCTGCAGATAGAGCACGCGCAGCGCGCTGCAGCGCTGGCCGGCGCTCTGGAAGGCGCTCGACATCACGTCGCGCGTCACCTGTTCGGGCAGGGCGGAGCTGTCCACGATCAGCGCGTTCTGCCCGCCCGTTTCCGCGATCAGCGTGGCGATGGGCGCATCGCGCGCGGCGAGGCTGCGGTTGATCGCATGGGCGGTGGCGGTGGAGCCGGTGAAGGCGACGCCGGAGAGGCGGGGGTCGGAGGTGAGCGCGGCACCCACGCGGCCGTCGCCCGGGGCGATCTGCAGCACTTCGGGGGGGATGCCTGCCTCATGGCACAGGTCGACCGCGAGGGCGGCGATCAGCGGCGTCTGCTCGGCCGGCTTGGCGATCACCGTATTGCCCGCCGCCAGCGCGGCGGCGGCGGGGCCGATGAAGATCGCCAGCGGGAAGTTCCACGGCGAAATCGTGGCGAACACGCCGCGCCCGTGCAGGCGCAGCAGGTTCTGTTCGCCCGTGGGGCCGGGCAGCGGCTGCGGCGCGGCGAACAGCATCCGCGCCTCGCAGGCGTAATAGCGCAGGAAGTCCACCGCCTCGCGCAGTTCCAGCACGCTGTCGGCCAGCGTCTTGCCGGCTTCGCGCTGGCACAGGGAGAGGAACTCGGTCGTGTGCGCCTCGAACAGATCGGCGGCCTTGTCGAGCAGCTCGGCCCGGGCCATGCCGCCCAGCGCATCCCAGCCCGGCTGCGCAGCCTGCGCCCGGCCGAGGCACAGATCGACGTCCTGCGGCGAGGCATGGAGCACGGCGCCGACCAGACTGCCATCCTGCGGGGAACGGACCTGCGCCGCATTGTCCGGCATGTCTGACCGGCAGGTGGGCAAGGCCCGCCAGCGGCGCTCGTGCAGGCTCTCCAGCTCGGCCAGCAGCGGTTCGCGCACCAGCGGGTCCGCCAGATCCACGCCGGCGCTGTTGCGGCGGTTGGGGTAGATTGCGGCCGGCAGCGGGATCGCCGGATTGCGCTTCGGCTCCAGCGCGGCGAGCTGGGCAACGGGATCGGTCACCAGCTCTGCCACCGGCACTTCCGCATCGGCCATGCGGTTGACGAAGGAACTGTTGGCCCCGTTCTCCAGCAGGCGGCGTACCAAATAGGCGAGCAATTCCTTGTGCCCGCCCACGGGGGCATAGATGCGCACCGGCGTGGGCTTGCCCGCTTCCTCGGCCGCCAAAGCGGCATAGACATCCTCGCCCATGCCGTGGAGGCGCTGGAACTCGAACTCCGTCTCCGGCCCTGCCGCACGGCCCAGCGCCTTGATCGCGCCAATGGTGTAGGCATTGTGCGTGGCGAAGGCGGGATAGATGGCATCCTGCGCCGCCAGCAGCCGATCCGCGCAGGCGAGATAGGAGACATCGGTGCCCAGCTTGCGGGTGAACACCGGATAATCGGGATAGCCGCCGACCTGGCCCAGCTTGATCTCGCTGTCCCAATAGGCGCCCTTGACCAGCCGCACCATCAGCTTGCGATCATGCTTGCGGGCCAGGCGGATCACCCAGTCGCACAGCGGGACCGCGCGCTTCTGATAGGCCTGCAGCGCGAGGCCGAAACCCTCCCAGCCGCCGGAGAAGAGATCGTCGTCGGCCACCAGCGCCTCGATGATGTCCATCGAAAGCTCCAGCCGCTCCGCCTCTTCGGCGTCCACGGTGAAGTGAATGTCCGCATCGCGGGCCGCCATGGTCAGGTCGCGCAGCATCGGCAGCAGCGCGGCGCGCGCCGCCTCCGCATGGTGGAAATCATAACGGGGATAGAGCGCGGACAGCTTCACGGAGATGCCGGGGCTGGCGCGCATCCCGCCGCGCCCTTCGCGCGCGAGGCGGGCGATCGCCGCGGCATAGCTGGCGCGATAGCGCTCGGCATCGGCGAAGGTCATCGCCGCTTCGCCCAGCATGTCGAAACTGTGGGTGAGGCCGCTCTTGCGCTCCGGTGCGGCGCGCTTCAGCGCCTCGTCGATGGTGCGGCCGAACACGAACTGGCCGCCCAGGATGCGCATGGCCTGCAGCACCGCCTTGCGGATCACCGGCTCGCCCACGCGGCCCACGGCGCGGCGCAGCGTGTTGGCCAACCCCGCTTCGGCACGGCGCCCGCCATGCAGCACCTGCCCGGTCAGCATCAGCGAGAAGGTGGCGGCGTTGACGAAGGTGGAATTGCTTTCGCCCAGATGCTCGGACCAGTCGATCTCGGCCAGCTTGTCATGGATCAGCGCGTCGGCCGTGCCAGTATCGGGCACGCGCAGCAGCGCTTCGGCCAGGCACATCAGGGCGATGCCTTCCTCTGTCCCCAGGCCGTAGCTTTGCAGGAAGGCGTCGAGCCCGCTCGCCTTGCGGGCGCGGGCCCCCTCGATCAGCCGCGCGGCCAGCGCCGCGGCTTCGCCATGCAGGGCGGAGGAGCGCGCCGCCTGCCCCAGCCGCTGCTCCACGCAGAGCTGTTCGTCCTGTCGGTATGCGGCGCGGAGAGTCGTTCGATCGAGAGCCATTGTCCGCCCTTGAACTTGGTTTCATCTGTAATCAAGCGCCGCACCCGGTGGATGTGACCCGCTGTCGATGTTCGCCGGAATCACGCCGAGACGCAAATGGCCGCGCGCGATTGCCTCCGCCGGCGCCATCGCCTAGCCCGAGGAAAAGGGAGAGCGCATATGCGAATGGGCAAGGGACCGTCCGATTTTCCGGTTCACGCGAATGGCACGGTGGCCGATGCCATCGCCGCCATCCTCAAGCGCGAAGGGGTGGAGATCGTCTTCGGCTATCCCCGCAACGCTATATTGGAAGCCGCCGCGCGGATCGACATCCGCACGATCATCGTGCGGCAGGAACGCACCGGCATGCATATGGCCGATGCAGTCAGCCGCATGAGCAAGGGCGGCACCATGGGCGTGTTCGTGATGCAGCAGGGGCCGGGGGCGGAAAATGCCATGGGCGGCGTGGCGCAGGCCTTTGCCGACAGCGTGCCGGTGCTGGTGATGCCGCAGGGCTATGCCCTCAGCCAGATGCATGTGCCGTTCAATTTCAATTCCACCCGCTCCATGGCGAGCTTTGCCAAGCATGCCGAGCCGCTGACCGCGCCCGATCAGGTGGAGCCGGTGCTGCGCCGGGCCTTCTCCATGCTCCGCAACGGCCGGCCGCAGCCGGTGGTGGTGGAATTGCCTTTCGACATGATGGACCAGCCCTTCCCCGGCCCGCTCGCCTATCGCCCCGGCAAGGTGGCGCTGAGCGAGCCGGCGGCGCGCGATGTGGAGGCGGCGGCCGACCTGCTCGTCTCCGCCAAGAACCCGGCGATCTATGCCGGGCAGGGCATCCACTGGTCCGAAGCCTATGATGGCTTGCGCGAACTGGCGGAATATCTGGCGATCCCGGTGATGACGAGCCTGCCGGGCAAGAGCGCCTTCGACGAAACGCATCCGCTCGCGCTCGGTTCGGGCGGCAACGGCATCAATGGCTGCGTGCGCACATGGCTGGACGAATGCGACGTGCTGCTGGGCATTGGCTGCAGCTTCACCGCCACCTCCTTCGGCCTCACCATTCCGCCCGGCAAGCGGGTGATCCATGCCACGCTGGACCCGACCGATATCGACAAGTCCGTGCCCTGCGAAGTCGCATTGGTGGGCGATGCGCGGCTGACGCTGTCCGCGCTGATCGACGCCGTGTGGCGCCGCGTGCCCGAGCCGCGCGAAATGGCGCCGGTGGCGGCGCGTATCCGCGAGGTGGAGCAGGCCTGGTTCGCCGGCTGGGAAGCGAAATGCACGCAGGATACCAGCCCTCTGTCCCCCTATCGCGTGCTGTGGGATCTGCAGCAGACGGTGGATGTGGCCAACACCATCATCACCCATGATGCCGGCAGCCCGCGCGATCAGCTGGTGCCGTTCTGGAAAAGCATCACGCCGCATTCCTACATCGGCTGGGGCAAATCGACGCAGCTCGGCTATGGCCTCGGCCTCGCCATGGGGGCCAAGCTCGCCTGCCCCGACAAATTGTGCATCAATGTGTGGGGCGATGCGGCGATCGGCTTCACCGGCACGGATCTGGAAACAGCCGCGCGCGATGGCATTCCGATCCTGTCCATCCTGCTCAACAACGAAGCCATGGCAATCGAACTGCCGATCATGCCGGTGGCGACCGAGAAGTTCCGCGCGACCGACATCAGCGGCGATTACGCGGCCTTCGCCCGCGCGCTCGGCTGCCATGGGGAGCGGGTGACCGCGGCGGAGGAAATCGTGCCGGCGCTCCGGCGCGCGATCGCCGCCGTGGAGGCGGGGCAGCCTGCGCTGGTGGAATTCATCACCGAGCAGGAAACGCAGATTTCCCGGGGTGCGCTGCCGGCATAACCCGGTCTTAACCCTGTGCTGTCATACCGGTCCCCTCGTGAGGGGGGATCATGGACGATCTGCTGGCCGAATTCCTGGCGGAAACGCGCGAGATGCTCGCCGCGCTTTCGGGCGAGCTCGTCGCCTGGGAGGCGGAGCCGGCGGACCGCGCCAGGCTGGATACGATCTTCCGCTTCTTCCATACGGTGAAGGGCAATTGCGGCTTCTTCGATTTTCCGCGGCTCGAACGGTTGAGCCATGCGGCGGAAGACGCGCTGGCCGATGTTCGCGCCGGGCGCCGGCAGGCGGATCAGCGGCTGGTGGATCTGGCGCTGGCGGTGATCGACCGGATCGGGACAATGGTTGGGGAGATCGAGGCGCAGGGCCACCTCCCCGAAGGTGATGATGCCGATCTGATCGCGCTGCTGCGCGCGCCGGCGGAGGATGCCCCGGTGGAATTCCGCCGCCCGGCCGCCCCGCGGGCCGACGGCACGGCAGACCAGCGCACCGTGCGCCTGCCGGTCGATCTGATCGACCAGGTGATGAGCGGCGTTTCCGAAATGGTGCTGGTACGCAACGAACTGGCGCGGCGGATGCAGGCCCTCGGCGGGGAGAGCGGGCTGGACGCGCCCTTCGCCCGCCTCTCCAGCCTGCTCAACGAAGTGCGCGATGCGATCACCCGCACACGGATGCGGCGGATCGACGGGCTGTTCGCCACTTTCCCGCGGCTGGTGCGCGATCTCTCGGCCGATCTCGGCAAACAGGTGCTGGTGGATATCGAAAGCGGCGAGGTGGAGCTGGACCGCGAGATGATCGAGCTGATCCGCGATCCGCTGGTCCACCTCATCCGCAATGCGGTGGATCACGGGATCGAACCGCCCCAGGGCCGCCGCGCCGCCGGCAAGCACGAATGCGGCATCATCAGCATTTCCGCCCGGCAGACGGGCAATACGATCCGCATCGGCATCATGGATGACGGGCGCGGGATCGATGTGGATCGCCTTGCCGAAAAGGCGCTGGCCGCCGGCCTGCGCAGCGAGGCGGAGCTTGCGGCGATGGACCATGCCGAACGGGTGGAGCTGATCTTCGAACCCGGCCTGTCCACCGCCGATGCGGTAAGCGCGATTTCCGGCCGCGGCGTGGGCATGGATGTGGTCCGCGCCAATCTGGAGAAGTTCGGCGGCACGCTGGAAATCGAATCCACGCCGGGGGAAGGCAGCCGCTTCCTGATCAAGGTGCCGCTCACCCTCTCCATCCTGCCCAGCCTGACCGTGCGTGCCGGGGGGCAGACCTTCGCCCTCCCGCGATCCTGCGTGGAAGAGATCGTCAGCCCGATCGCCGGGGAGCTGGCCTTCTCGCAAGTGGGGGAGCGGCGCTATCTCGCCCATCGCGATCGGCAGCTGGCCTGCGTGAGCCTGGCCGATGCGCTGGGGATAGACGGCGGCGCCGCCGCGCCGGGCCAGTTCTACGCCATCGTGCGGCTGGGCTGGGGCGATCTCTATGCCCTCGCGGTGGATGCGGTGGTCGATCATCAGGAACTGGTGATCAAGCCGCTGGCCCCGGAGATCATGCAATCGGGCCTGTTCGTCGGCTGCACCCAGCTGGACGATGGCTCCCCGGTGCTGGTGCTCGATGCTTCGGCCATCGGCCATGGCGCGGGTATCCCGCGTGACCTCAGGCGGCCGAGTGCCGCCGACCGCGCCGTATCGGCGGAGGCCGAGGCACAGGGCGTGCAGGTGATGCTGCTGCGCGATCTGCGCGGCATGCGGCAGGCGATTCCGATCGATGCCGTGGCCAAGGTGGAGCGCGTGCCGCTCTCCGCGGTACGGCTCATGGGCGCAGGTTCCACCGTGACGCTGGGGCGTGCGATCGTGCCGCTGGCCGGCGTGCCGGAGGACGCGGGGGCGCTGCCCGATCCGCTGGTGGTCCTGCACCTCGATCACGGCACGGAGCGGTTCGCCTATGCCGTGCGCGAAGTGGCGGATGTCACCTGGTTGCCTGCGGCATCGCAGCGTCCGGCAGGGGCCGGCGTCTCCGGACTGGCGCTGATCGAGGGCCAACAGACCGAAATGCTCGATTGCTCAGCGCTGTTCATCGGCCTCCGCGCCGGAGCTGGTGAGCGCTCGCGCGTTCTCGACCAGGTGGGGGCGGCATGAACGACATGCTGCTGGTGATCGCGCTCGGCGGGCGGCAGGCGGTGCTTGCGGCCGATGCCGTGGATGCGGTGATCGAGGTTGAGCGCCGCGTGCCCGTGCCCGGCGCGCCGCCGCATGTCGCCGGGCTCGCCGCGCTGCGCAGCC is a window from the Altererythrobacter sp. B11 genome containing:
- a CDS encoding TonB-dependent receptor, which gives rise to MNAFRVSLLLTASLLTASPALAQSTPAPSSPDTERPATTADDFHGPIVVTAAGLRRLDVLAGTSVLDGTELLRDLDSQLGETLAKLPGVSATSFAPGASRPILRGFGGERVRVLTDGVGAIDASGTSADHAVTVDPLIAERIEILRGPAALLYGGQAIGGAVNVITKRIPPSVPQEPIHVDALASVDSAYNRREGGLSVDVPVGSSVAFHVDGSYRNTDDVDIPGYVASPSLRAGLLADAAEEQEEGHLDEAAELRETANVRGKLPNSWTETYTLGTGVAFFSGDSNIGVSFDYYDTNYGVPGLPGIGHVHDHEDGAAEEAAEEEDHGEENVSIGMKRYRVDLRGTLDLGEGFFEKVQTRWGYSDYTHTEFEGAETGTIFDVEGVEGRVELVQSRRGGWQGSIGGQYSHVDFSATGEEAFVPPNKTDSFALFTVQEVDLDPIEVEAGGRYERTTVDVAALGENRDFDAFSFAAGASYRVAAEVRAGVNLSRAERAPSAQELFADGPHVATQQYEVGNAALDKEGSWGVEGYVRGDLGPARFSASIYRNWFDGFIFLSETGDEDDGLPVYQFLQQDADQWGIEGEVSLPLYASGDFSLQTDLRGAYTRATLADGTPVPRIPPFNLLGALEAQAGHFDLRGEVEWYDRQDRIAPLETPTDGFTFVNLSVAWHPLEGSNNVTLIAQVDNVFDTEGRRAASFTKDFVPLAGRNFKLSARASF
- the putA gene encoding bifunctional proline dehydrogenase/L-glutamate gamma-semialdehyde dehydrogenase PutA, whose translation is MALDRTTLRAAYRQDEQLCVEQRLGQAARSSALHGEAAALAARLIEGARARKASGLDAFLQSYGLGTEEGIALMCLAEALLRVPDTGTADALIHDKLAEIDWSEHLGESNSTFVNAATFSLMLTGQVLHGGRRAEAGLANTLRRAVGRVGEPVIRKAVLQAMRILGGQFVFGRTIDEALKRAAPERKSGLTHSFDMLGEAAMTFADAERYRASYAAAIARLAREGRGGMRASPGISVKLSALYPRYDFHHAEAARAALLPMLRDLTMAARDADIHFTVDAEEAERLELSMDIIEALVADDDLFSGGWEGFGLALQAYQKRAVPLCDWVIRLARKHDRKLMVRLVKGAYWDSEIKLGQVGGYPDYPVFTRKLGTDVSYLACADRLLAAQDAIYPAFATHNAYTIGAIKALGRAAGPETEFEFQRLHGMGEDVYAALAAEEAGKPTPVRIYAPVGGHKELLAYLVRRLLENGANSSFVNRMADAEVPVAELVTDPVAQLAALEPKRNPAIPLPAAIYPNRRNSAGVDLADPLVREPLLAELESLHERRWRALPTCRSDMPDNAAQVRSPQDGSLVGAVLHASPQDVDLCLGRAQAAQPGWDALGGMARAELLDKAADLFEAHTTEFLSLCQREAGKTLADSVLELREAVDFLRYYACEARMLFAAPQPLPGPTGEQNLLRLHGRGVFATISPWNFPLAIFIGPAAAALAAGNTVIAKPAEQTPLIAALAVDLCHEAGIPPEVLQIAPGDGRVGAALTSDPRLSGVAFTGSTATAHAINRSLAARDAPIATLIAETGGQNALIVDSSALPEQVTRDVMSSAFQSAGQRCSALRVLYLQEDVADAMLAMIRGAFEALVIGDPADLATDVGPVIDAEAKASLDRHIAAMKTAGRRLWQRDLPSECAKGHFVAPTIIEIRAIADLQAENFGPVLHVARFPSGGIERVIEEINAVGFGLTLGLHSRIDSVRRLVESRARVGNLYVNRNQIGAVVGSQPFGGEGLSGTGPKAGGPHYVARFATERVTCIDTTAAGGNATLLAGG
- a CDS encoding nuclear transport factor 2 family protein — protein: MDDETTRLREQLAALAARTEALEKRALEAEDYRDLVNLQGAYGYYVDKGMWDEAADLFAEDGTLEIAGRGVYVGQKRVRAYLKRLPPYEYGVIFNHMQLQPVIHVDSEAGTAKARWRTFITIGWLGKQARWGEATYENEYRRVDGKWRIAKLHGVINFYAEYEGGWAAGGVKLLRSVDGLEPDLPPSFNYEAYPEPVIAPFHYKDL
- the dcd gene encoding dCTP deaminase produces the protein MTILSDRWIRDEARHSGMIEPFVERQQSEGCISYGLSSYGYDARVSDEFKIFTNVDNAIVDPKDFAANSFVDRKTDVCVIPPNSFALARTVEYFRIPRDVLVICLGKSTYARCGIIVNVTPLEPEWEGHVTLEFSNTTPLPAKIYANEGACQFLFLKGNEPCQTSYADRSGKYMGQRGVTLPRL
- a CDS encoding chemotaxis protein CheA — translated: MDDLLAEFLAETREMLAALSGELVAWEAEPADRARLDTIFRFFHTVKGNCGFFDFPRLERLSHAAEDALADVRAGRRQADQRLVDLALAVIDRIGTMVGEIEAQGHLPEGDDADLIALLRAPAEDAPVEFRRPAAPRADGTADQRTVRLPVDLIDQVMSGVSEMVLVRNELARRMQALGGESGLDAPFARLSSLLNEVRDAITRTRMRRIDGLFATFPRLVRDLSADLGKQVLVDIESGEVELDREMIELIRDPLVHLIRNAVDHGIEPPQGRRAAGKHECGIISISARQTGNTIRIGIMDDGRGIDVDRLAEKALAAGLRSEAELAAMDHAERVELIFEPGLSTADAVSAISGRGVGMDVVRANLEKFGGTLEIESTPGEGSRFLIKVPLTLSILPSLTVRAGGQTFALPRSCVEEIVSPIAGELAFSQVGERRYLAHRDRQLACVSLADALGIDGGAAAPGQFYAIVRLGWGDLYALAVDAVVDHQELVIKPLAPEIMQSGLFVGCTQLDDGSPVLVLDASAIGHGAGIPRDLRRPSAADRAVSAEAEAQGVQVMLLRDLRGMRQAIPIDAVAKVERVPLSAVRLMGAGSTVTLGRAIVPLAGVPEDAGALPDPLVVLHLDHGTERFAYAVREVADVTWLPAASQRPAGAGVSGLALIEGQQTEMLDCSALFIGLRAGAGERSRVLDQVGAA
- a CDS encoding thiamine pyrophosphate-requiring protein, with translation MRMGKGPSDFPVHANGTVADAIAAILKREGVEIVFGYPRNAILEAAARIDIRTIIVRQERTGMHMADAVSRMSKGGTMGVFVMQQGPGAENAMGGVAQAFADSVPVLVMPQGYALSQMHVPFNFNSTRSMASFAKHAEPLTAPDQVEPVLRRAFSMLRNGRPQPVVVELPFDMMDQPFPGPLAYRPGKVALSEPAARDVEAAADLLVSAKNPAIYAGQGIHWSEAYDGLRELAEYLAIPVMTSLPGKSAFDETHPLALGSGGNGINGCVRTWLDECDVLLGIGCSFTATSFGLTIPPGKRVIHATLDPTDIDKSVPCEVALVGDARLTLSALIDAVWRRVPEPREMAPVAARIREVEQAWFAGWEAKCTQDTSPLSPYRVLWDLQQTVDVANTIITHDAGSPRDQLVPFWKSITPHSYIGWGKSTQLGYGLGLAMGAKLACPDKLCINVWGDAAIGFTGTDLETAARDGIPILSILLNNEAMAIELPIMPVATEKFRATDISGDYAAFARALGCHGERVTAAEEIVPALRRAIAAVEAGQPALVEFITEQETQISRGALPA
- the gltX gene encoding glutamate--tRNA ligase; the encoded protein is MVITRFAPSPTGRLHVGNVRTALHNWLLARKAGGRFLLRIDDTDAARSEERFVDAIHEDLAWLGLDYDGEERQSARLAVYEDAFARLRADGRVYPAYETAQELDLKRKVLLGRGLPPIYDRAALQLTEAERAAKEAEGVAPHWRFRLDHDEPIAWEDGIRGAQHFDAAQLSDPVVRRADGSWLYMLPSAVDDIAMGVTDVLRGEDHVSNTAVQLQMFTALHAAPPRFAHEALLVGREGKLSKRLGALGCDALREAGIEPEALLALLARLGTSQPVEPVAERSALVAGFDLASFGRAPAKFDDAELARLNTAIIHQLPYARVAEQLPEGMGAEAWEAIRPNLETLADAADWWRIVTGPVEAPDMDAETRHFLTLAADALEDVNWGDDPWRALTGALKESTGRKGKALFLPLRQALTGRDHGPDMHLLLPLIGRQRAQDRLRAAA